In the genome of Vanacampus margaritifer isolate UIUO_Vmar chromosome 1, RoL_Vmar_1.0, whole genome shotgun sequence, one region contains:
- the ribc1 gene encoding RIB43A-like with coiled-coils protein 1, with protein sequence MDTEGHKHSRVTASDCFVILLKKISSYGTLKKERMYKVDFPVDQSIETAVERRQAVEAARKARIFNTRLRVMGLDLDALNKQTQEKKHREEMERERDKAFDRLRLKHDEVLLQRDIEERNVREALHTGLTQYWNIQQRVEDSRDADLKCGLRGAFRITVPEAELGPSSMQIFQGEDIECAQRKREQMKQTERDLLAQKVQQERRWSEDKHREMLAEKELLQQDLSWRQRHNAEEEGRKAARVALDHYNQAQATEQAERLKEAHRSEERENLAEKWHTLTSAMMTEGWDAAVNQLQERKPAGTDSWKGMSPEQLSAIYREREAQCIERQRWRDIEKNRDAVWNSQLLKASGEAREEERRTSKLRRAKRIQADQFNMQLSKEQQAHQHYLDKELYTNKPTQEYFRQFNTTSR encoded by the exons ATGGATACCGAAGGCCACAAACACAGTAGAGTTACCGCTAGCGACTGTTTTGTGattcttttgaaaaaaatttcaTCGTATGGG actttaaaaaaagagagaatgtACAAAGTAGATTTCCCTGTTGATCAATCCATTGAGACTGCTGTGGAGCGGAGACAGGCTGTCGAGGCTGCGCGCAAGGCTCGCATTTTCAATACAAGGCTGCGTGTGATGGGCCTTGACCTGGATGCACTCAACAAACAGACCCAGGAGAAAAAGCACCGCGAAGAAATGGAGCGAGAAAGGGACAAAGCTTTTG ATAGGCTGAGACTGAAGCATGATGAAGTGCTGTTGCAAAGAGACATAGAGGAAAGGAACGTGCGAGAAGCTTTGCACACTGGCCTGACTCAGTATTGGAACATCCAGCAGCGAGTGGAAGACTCGCGTGATGCCGATCTCAAGTGTGGCCTGAGGGGGGCATTCAGGATCACTGTTCCAGAGGCTGAGCTAGGGCCTTCCAGCATGCAGATCTTTCAG GGAGAAGATATTGAATGTGCACAGCGAAAGAGAGAACAAATGAAGCAAACAGAAAGAGATCTGTTGGCACAAAAGGTCCAACAAGAGAGAAGGTGGTCGGAGGACAAACATAGAG AGATGCTCGCAGAGAAAGAGCTGTTGCAACAGGACCTCAGCTGGAGACAGCGACACAATGCTGAGGAAGAAGGCAGAAAAGCCGCCCGGGTCGCTCTTGACCACTACAATCAAGCACAG GCTACAGAGCAGGCTGAAAGACTGAAGGAGGCACATCGGAGCGAGGAGAGGGAGAATCTTGCTGAGAAATGGCACACATTGACGTCCGCCATGATGACGGAGGGTTGGGATGCGGCCGTGAACCAGCTGCAGGAAAGGAAGCCTGCTGGGACTGACAGTTGGAAGGGGATGAGCCCCGAGCAGCTGAGCGCCATCTACAGGGAAAGGGAGGCGCAATGCATTGAGAGACAG AGATGGCGTGATATTGAGAAGAACCGGGATGCAGTCTGGAACTCCCAGCTCCTAAAGGCATCCGGAGAAGCCCGGGAAGAGGAAAGGAGAACGTCCAAACTCAGGAGAGCAAAGCGGATCCAGGCAGACCAGTTCAACATGCAGCTGTCCAAAGAGCAACAAGCACA TCAGCATTATTTGGACAAGGAGCTGTACACCAACAAACCCACTCAGGAATACTTCCGCCAATTTAACACCACCTCTCGCTGA
- the smc1a gene encoding structural maintenance of chromosomes protein 1A: MGYLKLIEIENFKSYKGRQIIGPFHKFTAIIGPNGSGKSNLMDAISFVLAEKTSNLRVKTLKDLIHGAPVGKPAANRAFVSMVYQENDGEERTFTRMIIGSSSEYRINSKVVGLPDYSEQLEKLGILIKARNFLVFQGAVESIAMKNPKERTALFEEISRSGELAQEYDRRKKEMVKAEEDTQFNYHRKKNIAAERKEAKQEKEEAERYQRLKDEVARASVQLQLFKLYHNEMEIEKLNKELGQRNKEIDKDRKRMDHVEEELKDKKKELGRLMREQQTIEKEIKEKDSELNQKRPQYIKAKENTSHKIKKLEAARKSLQNAQKMYKKRKADMDELDKEMQAVELAKQDFEERMEEEAQSQGQDLTLEENQVKQYHRLKEEASKRAATLAQELEKFNRDQKADQDRLDLEERKKVETEAKIKQKIREIEENQKRIEKLEDYITTSRQSLDEQKRMEEELTEEVELAKRRIDEINMELNQVMEQLGDARIDRQENSRQQRKAEIMESIKRLYPGSVYGRLIDLCQPTQKKYQIAVTKVLGKNMDAIIVDSEKTGRDCIQYIKEQRGEPETFLPLDYLEVKPTDEKLRELRGAKLVIDVIRYEPPHIKKALQYACGNALVCDNVEDARRIAFGGPYRHKTVALDGTLFQKSGVISGGASDLKAKARRWDEKAVDKLKEKKEKLTDELKEQMKAKRKEAELRQVQSQAHGLQMRLKYSQSDLEQTKTRHLSLNMQEKSKLESELANFGPRINDIKRIIHSREREITDLRDRMNLVEDEVFVEFCKEIGVRNIREFEEEKVKRQNEIAKKRLEFETQKTRLGIQVDYEKNQLKEDQEKVMMWEQTVKKDEAEIERLKKEEHRHMKIIDETMAQLQDLKNQHLTKKSEVNDKNHEMEEIRKKLGGANKELTQLQKEVTAIETKLEQKRSDRHNLLQACKMQDIRLPLRSGTMDDISQGEGSSQNDESSSQRTSSSVLAKEALIEIDYSNLTEDLKDTLLEDEFKAETNTLQQRLNEQQSILQRISAPNMKAMEKLESVRDKFQETSDEFEAARKRAKKAKQAFEQIKKERFDRFNTCFESVATNIDEIYKALSRNSSAQAFLGPENPEEPYLDGINYNCVAPGKRFRPMDNLSGGEKTVAALALLFAIHSYKPAPFFVLDEIDAALDNTNIGKVANYIKDQSVQNFQAIVISLKEEFYTKADSLIGVYPEQGDCVISKVLTFDLSQYPDANPNPNE, from the exons ATGGGCTACCTAAAACTCATAGAAATCGAAAACTTCAAGTCATACAAAGGACGGCAAATCATCGGACCATTTCATAAATTTACGGCGATCATCGGCCCCAATGGATCTG GAAAATCAAATCTTATGGATGCCATCAGCTTTGTGTTGGCGGAGAAGACCAGTAACTTGCGCGTAAAGACTCTGAAGGATCTGATCCATGGGGCACCTGTTGGGAAGCCAGCTGCCAACAGAGCTTTTGTCAGTATGGTCTATCAGGAGAATGATGGAGAGGAACGCACCTTCACCAGGATGATCATTG GTTCCTCCTCTGAATACCGCATCAACAGCAAAGTAGTGGGCTTGCCGGATTACAGTGAGCAGCTAGAAAAACTCGGTATTCTCATCAAGGCTCGAAACTTCTTGGTTTTCCAG GGAGCCGTGGAGTCTATTGCAATGAAGAACCCAAAGGAGCGCACAGCTTTGTTTGAGGAGATCTCACGCTCAGGGGAGTTGGCTCAGGAGTATGACCGAAGGAAGAAGGAGATGGTGAAAGCAGAGGAGGACACACAGTTCAACTACCATCGCAAGAAGAACATTGCAGCTGAGCGCAAGGAGGCCAAGCAGGAGAAAGAGGAG GCTGAGCGCTACCAGCGACTGAAGGATGAAGTGGCGAGGGCCAGTGTTCAGTTGCAGCTCTTCAAGCTCTACCACAACGAGATGGAGATCGAGAAGTTGAACAAAGAGCTGGGTCAGCGCAACAAAGAGATCGACAAGGACCGCAAGAGGATGGACCACGTGGAGGAGGAGCTGAAAGACAAGAAGAAGGAGCTTGGGAGACTGATGAGGGAGCAGCAGACAATCGAGAAAGAGATCAA AGAGAAGGACTCTGAGCTAAACCAGAAAAGGCCACAGTACATCAAGGCGAAAGAGAACACCTCACACAAGATCAAGAAGCTTGAGGCTGCCCGAAAATCATTGCAGAATGCCCAGAAGATGTACAAGAAGCGCAAGGCAGACATGGACGAACTTGACAAGGAGATGCAAGCGGTGGAGCTCGCAAAGCAAGATTTTGAGGAGCGCATGGAGGAGGAGGCGCAGAGTCAGGGCCAGGACCTTACCCTGGAGGAGAACCAG gTCAAGCAGTACCATCGACTAAAGGAGGAGGCCAGTAAACGTGCAGCCACACTGGCCCAGGAGCTAGAGAAGTTCAACCGTGACCAGAAAGCTGACCAGGACCGCCTTGACTTGGAGGAGAGGAAGAAAGTGGAGACAGAG gctaaaataaaacaaaagattcGCGAGATTGAGGAGAACCAGAAGCGCATTGAGAAGTTGGAGGATTACATCACCACCAGCAG GCAGTCACTGGATGAGCAGAAACGCATGGAGGAGGAACTTACTGAGGAAGTGGAATTAGCCAAGAGGAGGATTGATGAGATCAACATGGAACTGAATCAG GTTATGGAGCAGCTCGGCGACGCCAGGATCGACAGGCAGGAGAATAGTCGACAGCAACGTAAGGCTGAAATCATGGAGAGCATTAAACGACTTTACCCTGGCTCTGTG TATGGCCGCTTAATTGACTTGTGCCAGCCCACTCAGAAGAAATATCAGATTGCCGTGACTAAAGTTTTGGGTAAGAACATGGATGCCATCATCGTCGATTCCGAGAAGACGGGCAGAGATTGTATCCAGTACATCAAGGAGCAGAGAGGGGAGCCTGAGACCTTCCTGCCGCTCGACTACTTGGAG GTGAAGCCAACTGATGAGAAACTCCGAGAGCTGCGAGGAGCCAAGCTGGTGATTGACGTGATCCGCTACGAGCCTCCTCACATCAAGAAAGCTCTGCAGTACGCATGCGGTAATGCTCTGGTGTGTGACAATGTGGAGGACGCCAGAAGGATCGCTTTTGGAGGCCCTTACAGGCACAAG ACCGTCGCCCTGGACGGAACCCTTTTCCAGAAATCTGGAGTCATCTCTGGAGGAGCCAGCGACCTGAAGGCCAAGGCCAGACGCTGGGATGAAAAAGCGGTGGACAAGCTCAAAGAGAAGAAGGAGAAACTTACTGATGAGCTCAAG GAGCAAATGAAGGCCAAAAGAAAAGAGGCGGAGCTGCGTCAGGTCCAGTCGCAGGCACACGGGCTGCAGATGAGACTGAAGTATTCCCAGAGTGACCTGGAGCAGACCAAAACCCGCCACCTCTCTCTAAACATGCAG GAGAAATCCAAGTTGGAGAGTGAACTAGCAAACTTTGGCCCTCGCATCAACGACATCAAGAGGATCATACATTCGCGCGAGCGAGAAATCACAGACCTCAGGGACCGCATGAACTTG GTGGAGGATGAGGTGTTTGTTGAGTTCTGCAAGGAGATTGGCGTGAGGAACATCAGAGAGTTTGAGGAGGAGAAGGTGAAGAGGCAGAATGAGATTGCCAAGAAGCG TCTTGAGTTTGAGACCCAGAAGACCCGTCTAGGAATTCAGGTGGACTATGAGAAAAACCAGCTGAAGGAGGACCAGGAGAAGGTCATGATGTGGGAGCAGACCGTCAAGAAGGATGAGGCTGAAATTGAACGCCTCAAGAAA GAGGAGCACAGGCACATGAAGATCATCGATGAGACAATGGCTCAGCTGCAAGACCTGAAGAATCAGCACCTCACCAAGAAGTCCGAAGTCAACGACAAGAACCACGAGATGGAGGAGATCCGCAAGAAACTGGGCGGCGCCAACAA GGAGTTGACGCAACTTCAGAAAGAAGTGACGGCCATCGAGACCAAACTGGAGCAGAAGCGCAGCGACCGTCACAACCTGCTGCAGGCTTGCAAAATGCAGGACATCAGGTTGCCTCTTCGCTCGGGGACCATGGACGACATCAGCCAGGGGGAG GGGAGCTCCCAGAACGACGAGTCTAGCAGCCAGAGGACGTCCAGCAGCGTTCTGGCTAAAGAGGCGCTCATTGAAATCGACTACAGCAACCTGACTGAAGATCTGAAG GATACCTTGTTAGAGGACGAGTTCAAGGCGGAGACGAACACGCTGCAGCAGCGTCTGAACGAGCAGCAGAGCATCCTGCAGAGGATCAGCGCCCCCAACATGAAGGCCATGGAGAAGCTGGAGAGCGTCAGGGACAAGTTCCAAGAGACCAGCGACG AGTTTGAGGCTGCTCGCAAGAGGGCCAAGAAGGCCAAACAGGCCTTTGAGCAGATCAAGAAGGAACGCTTCGATCGCTTCAATACCTGCTTTGAGTCCGTGGCCACCAACATCGACGAGATCTACAAGGCCCTCTCGCGCAACAGCAGCGCTCAG GCTTTCCTCGGTCCCGAAAATCCAGAGGAGCCGTACTTGGACGGCATCAACTATAACTGCGTAGCTCCTGGAAAGCGCTTCCGACCCATGGATAACCTGTCTGGAGGAGAAAAGACTGTGGCGGCATTGGCGCTGCTCTTTGCTATTCACAG CTACAAACCCGCCCCCTTCTTCGTGCTCGACGAGATTGACGCCGCGCTCGACAACACAAACATCGGCAAG GTGGCTAATTATATCAAAGACCAGTCGGTGCAGAACTTCCAGGCCATCGTCATCTCCCTGAAGGAGGAGTTTTACACCAAAGCAGACTCGCTCATCGGGGTTTATCCGGAG CAAGGTGACTGCGTAATCAGCAAAGTGCTCACCTTTGACCTCTCCCAGTATCCTGACGCCAACCCGAATCCCAACGAGTAG